One genomic window of Cannabis sativa cultivar Pink pepper isolate KNU-18-1 chromosome 2, ASM2916894v1, whole genome shotgun sequence includes the following:
- the LOC115720857 gene encoding uncharacterized protein LOC115720857: METSKMEALYSKLYDKYNKIKTKKFTELDELNRDQEVKFVNYVSATEELVEHLKKENERLQSQVDELRSEVASVRVSKDEQCAEYQKLWMEESQKNKALSEEIVRLQKLQHENTFGSKEYRNHRQLSTPGSTQITSRELYDSSNRRVTRSSKRRRCSVNETGEAAPHASGQADAMQKESIKDLHTETLSFKAVENVQGAYLPECCRRLTDKSGGDVNVEDVSSCLFQALVEYLVGMKFSVNKSEGISISAEHQSSGYSFSLTWVKKADGNEEELLYNVLSLGTFERVAPQWMKEVIMFSTSMCPIFFERVSRVVKSFS; the protein is encoded by the exons ATGGAGACATCCAAG ATGGAGGCTCTCTACTCTAAGCTTTACGATAAGTACAATAAAATCAAG ACAAAAAAATTCACGGAACTGGATGAGCTCAATAGAGATCAAGAAGTAAAATTTGTGAATTATGTATCTG CTACAGAGGAGTTAGTTGAACACTTGAAAAAGGAAAACGAGAGATTGCAATCTCAAGTTGATGAACTGAGAAGTGAAGTTGCTTCTGTTAG GGTTTCCAAGGATGAACAATGTGCTGAGTATCAGAAACTCTGGATGGAAGAGAGCCAGAAGA ATAAAGCGCTTTCTGAAGAAATTGTGAGGCTGCAAAAGCTGCAACATGAGAATACATTTGGCAGTAAAGAGTACAGAAATCACAGGCAACTGAGTACACCAGGAAGCACTCAAATTACATCAAGAGAATTATATGACAGCTCAAACAGAAGAGTGACAAGGAGTAGTAAACGCAGGAGGTGTTCTGTTAATGAAACAGGAGAGGCTGCTCCTCATGCTAGTGGTCAAGCTGATGCTATGCAAAAGGAATCAATAAAGGACTTGCATACAGAAACTTTGTCTTTTAAGGCTGTTGAGAATGTTCAGGGAGCTTATCTg CCAGAATGTTGTAGAAGACTTACTGACAAATCAG GTGGTGATGTAAACGTTGAAGATGTTTCTAGTTGTCTGTTTCAAGCCCTTGTTGAGTATTTGGTGGGCATGAAGTTCTCTGTTAATAAAAGTGAAGGAATATCCATATCAGCAGAGCACCAATCAAGTG GTTACTCGTTTAGCTTGACATGGGTCAAGAAGGCAGATGGAAATGAAGAAGAATTGCTATACAATGTCTTATCTTTGGGGACATTTGAGAGAGTAGCCCCACAGTGGATGAAGGAGGTCATTATGTTCAGTACAAGCATGTGCCCGATCTTCTTTGAGAGGGTATCTCGTGTTGTGAAGTCGTTTTCTTAG